In Brachyhypopomus gauderio isolate BG-103 chromosome 2, BGAUD_0.2, whole genome shotgun sequence, the DNA window AGGATCTATCATTGCACGTCATAACCTGTCTTTCCATTTGTATGCAGATGATTTACAAATCTATCTGCCTGTTGCTGCAAAATCAGCACTCAGTCTTAATTCTGTTATCAGCTGCTTAAATGACATTAAGCATTGGTTGTCTCAAATTTTTCTCCATTTGAATAATGACAAAACTTAATGGATTTTGTTTGACACTAACAGGAATCCATGTAACAATTATTTCAGTTCAAGTATTTCGCTCCCCCACCTTAACCAGGTGGTAAAAAATCTACGAGTGAAGCTTGACAGTAATTTAAAACTTGATAAACAGATTGATTCAGTTGTGAAAACATCAGCCCCGTTTGCTCTCTGAAGTAAAGCCTTTCCTCAGCCATACTGATTTGGAGAAAGCCATCCATGCATTTGTGAGCTCTAGACTCGACTATTTTAACACTCTATATGTTGGAATTAATCAGTCTTCCATCTCTCGTTTACAGCTTGTTCAAAACTCTGCCACTCGTTTATTGACATGTAAATCTGAGCACATTACACCTGTTTTTTCATCTTTACACTGGCTCCCGGTTCAGTTTAGAATACAGTTTAAACTGCTGGtctttgtttttaaagctttgAATGACCTTGCACCACCCTACATCACAGAACTACAAATCCATCAGCCCAGCAGAGTCTTACAGTCAGCTGGCCAATACCTACTCAAAGTGCCAAAATCTAGATGCAAGCACTGGGGGGATCGTTCCTTCTCTGTTGCTGGTCCAATGGCCTGGAACTGTCTTCCCTTAGAGTTGCATTCCATCTCTGACCTGACCTTTGACGTATAATTCTTGGCACTTTAAATTACTTctacttttattttaaatggttgtatgatattgttttatttgttttgtttgattaagcacttaatttttgacATTGCAAATTTCTACTTTTACCTTAAATGGTTTTatgatattgttttatttgttttgttaagCACTTTGGTCAATGCAAGGTAATGAAGGAATGGAAGGAGCTATATAAattaattttgatttgattgaacatgaagagacacagacacactcagggagaatttgtcagggactgccaatttacctaacctctatgtctttggactgtgggacgAAACCAGAgcccccggaggaaacccacgcagacatggggagaacatggacactccactcagatagggatttgaacccaagaccccagtgctgagaggcaaacatgctaatcatcaagccaccgtgttgcccatataccatataataaaatattccaTGTTAAAAGGAATATGCAGAGGTAGAAAACACCATGCTATTTTCCCTTACTCTGATGACACATCAGCTGTGTGTAACTGGCACGGCGGCTGCTTAGGTTAGAACAGGaaaactgcccccccccccccccccccccccggttctCAGTGTGCCCAGACATGCTGTGATTAAGATAAATATATGATACCGACCCGAggactgccctctctcctcagaatTCTTGTTCTAGACAAGACTCTCATGCTTATTTTACTTTTAAATACATTTCTCTTTTAACcatgtctgagtcctcatctattTCACGACATTTCGATCTCTGTTTCTGTCCCTGGACTGTTACAGCTGGTAAGGAAGTAATAAACGGatgtaatgattttatgataaatataatatcataaagcacagtgtggactgacggacagacacacatacgCAGCTTTGTTGACTAGATAGACAACGCTTTTTTGGCGGGTGGAAAACAAGCTGGAGCGAGTCCAGATCAGTCCAGCGCAAACCTCTGATGTGCAACACGTCGTTTACTGTCTCTTACTGAatcttaaaaacaccacaaGGAGTAAATTGACTCACCGAAGAGGAGCCGATCCCGTGCACCGCCAAAACTCTTCCTCTGTCCGCCGGTGGTTTCAAACACCGCAGTCAAGTGACCAGTGGAGCGTAATGTGATTGGTTGGATGTTGCATCGATTGGAGACTTGAATCGATTGCTCATCCTTTGTGTCCCGGATATTTACTCTGAATATCTTTGAACTCATATTTTTGCACGCAAATTTTTGCACGCGTACTTTGTGAGCCAAATTTGGCCAATCAAATTCGAGCAACTTGAAAAAATatcttttgaattttttaacgcttgaattttttttcattgtattttattaACCATGAATAATAAAAGTGAAAGCGTGTTCTGGAAAATTCAAGCATTAAACTCAAAAGcaacaaaattcagatgcataatttcagtgcaaaaaaaattcagagctTCAAATTCAAGGGCAAAAAAAATTCAGTGCTTTATATTCAAATTCAAAATGCGATGACAGTTTTTCTTCCATATgagtgtcagttctcgcgagATTAGTGCTGACAGGCGTTCCTACCAAAAAAGTGAAGACTTTgtgtaaaatataaggggtcctGGACCTTGGTTGGGCTGGTGGGAATGCTCGCAGCAATCAGCTGAAATGTTTCGGTGTGCAAACGGGGGGCGTCAGTTCCACTTGTAGTTTCTCTTCAACTTATTCTGACGTGATGGGGAGACGAGGGTCCTTCCTTAATTACACAGCGTGCGTTTTAAGCATAACATAACATAGTTGAGAAAGGCCTATATAACATGCATGGTTTGACTTAGAAACCCATGTTAGAAAGCAAATGTAGATATAGCTCATAATATGGTATTAAGTGTattacacacccctcactccaaaGAGGGTGTGACATGGCGCAAGGTGTGTGGGCGGGTTAAATGTGTTGCATGGCCCATACTTGTATTGTACATTTGTATTGtcattgcaaaaaaaaagaatgtaaacCCAATTATGTTGCGAATTGATAATGAATTATTATTACTTTCAATGCTATAATGCTAGCTGTTAGTAGGTGTTGGTAACGAAATTTAAGCCAGTCTGTGTTCACCATTAACTTGAAAaagacctttttttttttttttagatggtCATGTACTAGGAAGTTGAACATTTATTGTTCAAGCCGCTGGAGCAGGTTAAGCTCGAGTTGTCCGATAAAGTTACCCAAGTTGGGAAAGTAATTAACCCACATGCATATTAAGAACCCAGAAAACGACAAGTAACATATTGCTAATCTGATTTTTACATATTCAACACAGTCCAAATACGATGGACACACCCCTGTCAATGCCGTCTAGAAACGTGACTGTTTTCAAAATATGCTTAAATATGTTTTACAGTTTGTTTTAGCACCCTTTATGTGGGATTCTGAGAATTGTAAAACCGCTAATGAGTGATTGAAAGGTCTTCATATTCTCTTCAGACTAATAAAGCTGGGCCAGCAGATGATCTTCCTGCTGATGACTGTGATGTGTCTGTCTCCAGCATGAAAAGCAAGAAGACAAAGAAAGCCCAAAGCAGATGGTTTTCAGGTAAGATTTAGTGTGCTAATATGTTACCAAATATGTGACGCATTATACAGTTATTTATTCACAACAGTGGTATTTTCCATAACTGATGTTTTAGTGACATTTGCTTATGTGCCTCATAGAAGATgaaattaaatatttctttCCCCTTTCCCCTGAGGAGGCAGTGATGGAGGATCTCAACACGCCTCCATGTGGGTGAAGTGGAGTCTCATCCACCCCTGAGACTGATGCTGCAGTTGTAACTGAAGAGTAAGttctcactctccacacatcacCTACTCAACCTTTACACACATGTGCTGGAATATTCAACTGGGTGACAATTtaacacttaaaaaaaatttCAGACAGTGGCAAGAGCTGAGGAACACACTGCCAAGCAATGTGagtctgtttgtctgtgtattCATTAATAGAACAAAACTCAGTGTGCATCACTGTAACACTGATCATTTCAAGGATCTGTTCGTTCAGTGTAGTTTAGAGAGCTGTGTAACGTTTTAACTACAGGGACCTCTAGACTTTTGGTTCTTGACTGCAAAATTAGGGTTTGTATGAATTACCATAGCAACAAGAGCCTTTGGTCATGTGTGTTCAGAGCTTTATAACAGTACATGATAATCAGCTTAAGTTTGAAAAATCATGTTTCAGTCATTAAGTAATAATTTAAAATCATTAGGCTTTTAATAATTAAGGATCCTGATGACCTTTTTACACTTCAACCTAAACTAGATGAGAATGGAGGATTTCATTGAAGTGCTGGAAAAAATGTCTGGATGGGTCAAAGTAGCTGTGAAGGAGGTGGTTGTTCCAGCTCTTGAGACAGACCTGTTAGGGGTGAGGTCCACAGATGGAGTCTCCATCTCCAGCATCCCCCgtgaggtggggtgtggagAGATGTGTGATTCTCCCTCTCAGGTGACCTGCAGCCAGGGACATGTTGAGGAGAGCCGACATAATCGTCTCTCTCTTCTGTTAATGTCCAATTCCTCGTGCAGGTGAGTCACTACTCAGTCTGAAGGTTGGTGATGAGTATTCATCTGGAGTATTGACAGGCTGAGTTATTTACTAAGTTAAATGTAGACACATTGACTCAAAGTCCACAAGCACTGAGTTGAACAGTTTTGGCTTGATTTATAATCCAGCTGGTGATGTCTGTATGTATTGTGTAGTTTATGGGGAAACGTTCCTTTCAGCAGGTTTGATGTAGCCGCATGAAGCAGCACAGCACCTCTGCCAGAGCCTCTCAGGACCATGTTTGGCATCTCGGATGACAAGATCTTCAGCCTGATCTACGGAGAGGTCATGAGGGTCATTCTGAATATGTTACCACCTGAAATAAAACATCGTCTCAGCGTGAAGGCAACTGTCAACTTCATgtcgggcagtcatggcctggtggttagggaactggtcttgtgaccggagggtcgtgggttcgattcccagacctgaggccatgactgaggtgctcctgagcaaggcccttaaccctcaattgctcacttggataaaaatgtaagtcgctctggataagggcgtctgccaaatgccgtaaatgtctGCTATTGTGGGAGACTCCCTAAAGCAGGTGAAGgacaaaaatgttttatttaatctattctatttttactattattattcaTGATTTCCTCcatatttgttgtttttaaatccAGTGATCAGTGACTACAATCTTGTTTACTACTCACACGTTATTACTCTAGATCAACTTGTCTCTTCTGGATCTTTATTACGCTGCTGACATCTACGAAAGGTTTAGACTGCCTGGAAGATCCATTGAGGACGTTGCCCAATATATGATGCTCACCGTTATGATCAGCATGGAGGATTTTCTGGACTTCTGCATGTTCACTAGCTGGTTAAGTGACAAGCGAGGTTTTCTTACTGACATCCATGATGAgctggatgagttgctgcctTCTGTCACAATGGCAACAGTAGGAGCAACAGTTGAGAACATGTTGAGGATCTGCAGTGAGGAAACATCAGGCGATGTTGCTGGAGACGTCTCAGACAGACCCCTGTGGCACTACAGCCCTACAGCCCTTACAGGCTGTGTCTCAACACATCACCTCTGCATGATAATCATCACCTCTCCGATAATGTATAAGAccacattattatttatttaaaactgaaGGAAAGACTTGAAAATATAAAGTGAGTTGTGGTAGATGTGGTGATATACGAACCAATAAAAATTAAAGCCATTACATTAAAGTTATGGTAAATCATCACTGTGAGATGTAAGAATTCAGTGAACTTATGTGCCATTTCACAAGTTACAATATTAGACACTTCATACATTACAGCATAAACTGTTGTTGCTCTCCCTAAATGATTTCTGACCTGATGAGAGCCTGGAGGTGCCCTGATTCCTGACCAGACTCTGGTCTACAGTctcctgctgctctctctctgctctgtttcAGCGTCTGGATGAGTCAATCTTTTGACCAAAAACTGCTGAATTCCTGCCTGACTCTGACCCTTTCATATTCTCTATCAAGTTACAAAGAAGAACATGAATTCGCATTACATTTATTAGCAAAATCCTAACGTTCATGTCTAAAAACAAGTAGGGCCTCAGTTAACACTACTGTTAACTAATGTTAGCTTTGCTTCTTAGTTTAATGTTTATCAGACTTAAGCTATGTGACAGCTGTGAGTAAACAGGGATTTATGACTTACCAACCAACTCCTCAAAAGTGCCATCGATTGTGGATAGAAAAACTATCTCCGCAGGATCGTGCAAATCTTCTGTAAGCTTTATTCACGCTGGACATTCCAATTTGGCGCCACTAGTGTTTGGGTATGGAATTGCATCCACCTATAATCTGATGATCTCGGGCAAAGAACAGATGAGTGACAGGCAGGGGTAATTCAGGGGGCCAATCAGATTTCAACTGGGGCCAATGCCCCTGTGGCCCCACCACTAGAACCGCCACTGGTCATAACACAGGCTAAAGGAGGAATGGCATGAGCAAGGGATGAAAAGGAAGAAAAGCAAGAACCGGGGCAAGAAAACCAAGAGGGTGATGGAGAAAGAACCGCATTTCACCAGAAGACAAACAACGCAGCAAAAACCATGAGAAAGAGGACAAACCAAAGGAGGAGGAAAAGAaaacaaatcaaacaaaaacaattcaaAAGCTGCACATATATACAGGAACTTTTAAAATAGTTCACGTTTACATAGGCAACAAGACATTCCTTATAAGCTTACTTAGTGTAAACATTGAGACAATCaatgaaatgcatgtgtagctGCCAATCGTGTGGGCTACTCAAGAAAATTCAAACACCCAGAGCAGACAGGAGCGCGTGGACGAGGGCGGGGCTGCCTGGCCGAGCGCGCCTGCCGTCCTGACCCCTCACTGGCGTATGCCTGGCACGACCGTGAGAGCGGGTCCTACCTGAGGGGTCTCCCAACGCCGTGTGGCCGATGTTGTTCAGCAGGTGGTGGGTGTTGGGGACGGGCTGAGACCGCACCGTGCTGTCCTGCTGGGCAGCAGCCTGTGGGGAGGggaaggagggtggaggggtgacgggggggggggggggggggagaaggtGAGGTAAAGGTGCAGAGATGCGGTCAGCGTGGAGGTCATAGCGTTTCAGTTACTCGCGATCAGACCAGCTACGGCCAGCCATTTAGTTAACCGCCCCCTAATGACGGGGACGCTGTGTCATTCCTGACACAGACAGTAAGGGCTGTGGAGGCACTTATCACGTGGCATACAGTCTTTAACAAGGATACTCACTACAGGGTCCTCATCTCCTTCTTCAGTGAAGAACCAGTCATACTGTAAGAGAATCGGATTGGTGAACTTTTCTGGAATAATCAAACTCACTCTGATAAACGCGGGCAGCTGTGCAAACAGACGGCCCTGCTCTGACCTGCTGAATGAGGGTCTCCATGATCTTGTGCTGGTCAGGCATGTGCGTGATCATGTGGGTCACGTTGTCCTCAGAGGTTCTGACCAGTGTCGGCCCAAACACGATCGCCAGGTTACGGGGCCCCATCTGAGGAACAGATATGGAGTAAATCCTCACCCTGTCCCACACTCAACTCCAACACATGAAACCTCTCTAAGATTCAACTGTGCAACACATTGCCATGTTACACTCAAATATACTTGATTCTAATCACTCCTACCTTATTCTTCTCACAGTTCTCCGAGACAGTTTTTAGGTGACCAAAGAGGAACTTAAGGGTTTCGCAGTGATGGTTGGGCAGCTCGCGGATCTGCAGAGGAAGAGAATGTGGCAGGTATGGTGCTCTCTGCTCACAGAGGATGACACAGAGACTGGTCGTTGGTTAAACTGGTCACCAGACGCTTCAGGGTCTTCAGACTCTCCACGTTATCTTCCTTTCGATTGGCCTCGATGAAGTCAGAGTACTTTTCTGTAAACAGACAAGAAACCTGAACTAGCTGTACAACACAACCCAGGCCATAATCCAAACAGTCAGAAAAGGGAGGGGAAGAATAAAAACAACTTCAATTACCAACTGTGTCCCCTAGGTGGCGCCCTAAAACTGAAGCATAAGGATGTTCAACTGCTTCAAAAGGGGAAATCCCATTAACTTTCCCAACTCTTAACATGTTAACAACACAGGAAAATATGTATGTGACTGTTTCATACCATTAGTAAACAGAGGATCTGGGAGTTTCCTAAAGAAGGACTTGAGCAAGCTGCCGATCACGTTGAGATCTCGCCATTTCTGTGAGAAATATAAAGAGCagaagtgagtgagagtgtatgtgtgtgtgtgtgtgtgtgtgtgtgtgtgtgtgtgtgtgtgtgtgtgtgtgtgtgtgtgtgtgtgtgtgtgtgtgtgtgtgtgtgtgtgtgtgtgtgtgtgtgtgtgtgtatacagcacAGGTGTGGGCCACTGCACATTTATGTTGCAATTTCTGCATTGCCCGAGTGAGGGTAAGTGCACTGGGAATCAAAGCTTTCCCATTGGTCGAAGGAgaggtccagctcctcctgcaTCCTGGAGATGGTGGCGTTGTTGCCCGGGACCCTGTAGATGCCTGTGTGCTCCAGGCCTCTCTCTTCAACCAGCTTACAGCACACCTCCACGATCAGaggcacacactgcacacacacacacacgtgaaaaaCAAAGCAAGCGGACAGAGAAGCTTCCGTGTCGTACCAAACAGGCAACGGGGTTCTTACCCTGTTGTTGCGTGCTGGGGGGCAGCTGTCCAGCCGCACGCCGAACATGACCCCCGCTGGGCTCTTCTTCTCCTGGGGCTTCTTCTTCAACCCTGTACGGCCTCTCTTCCACGCAGCCTTGTCCCTTGGGTTGCTGTTGTCTGGGACACAGTGGCACAAGATGCCATGTTAGTACAATGTGATGGCGATGACTGcgtggctgtgtgagtgtgcggcGCTGGCAGTGACTGGATCTGCAGAGGCACTGCTGTCTGTTTACCCCTGAAAACCTGCCCCACACTTCTGAAATGTATACAAGCTGACCATATCCCATAGTGACAtcagtatgaatgtgtgtgtacctctgctgttcccctcctgtcaatgtgtgtgtgtgtgtgtgtgtgtgtgtgtgtgtgtgtgtgtgtgtgtgtgtgtgtgtgtgtgtgtgtgtgtgtgtgtgtgtgtgtgtacctttgctGTTCTTCTGGGAgagtgtgtacttttgcatttGCCATTCCTGACCCCAAGCAGAGTCTGTTTAATGCTGAGAGACTGTCGCAAGGCTTTGTGGGAAGGCTCGGTCTTGCTGGGGGGAGCACTGGCACCAACATGGCCCTACCTCATGGAAATGTACTCTGATTTTGATCTTCTTGATGATCAGGTCAGTTCTGGTCACGGCCGCATTCTGTGGCGGGGACAGAGAgaaggtaaggtaaggtaatGTAAGGAGGTGGTCGTGTCTGGcctcagagagagggagactgacGGGACGTCCTGTTCACAGCCGTGGGGGCCTGTGGTTAAGGCTCACACCTTCAGCAAACAGTGTCTGACTGCTCTTTACAGCTGTGCTGATCGATGTGTATTTCTCATAAAGACCTGAAAAAGATTCTAAGTGCTTCTTAATCTGTAAAGAAGCACTTGTCAGAGCCTTTGCAAAGCTTTCTTCGTCATCCCACAGAGCAGAAAGGGGCCAAACCACTGCAACACAGCTGGAAGCGTGTAGCTGTCTGAAGCATCTGCGTAGTTCAGCATTAATATGACCCTCcgacctaaccctaacactgcaATCCCGGTATTAACCCAAATACTCAATAAACTGCAGAACTGGAGTATCACTGTGGATCCAGAGTCTGAAACAGAGTCTGACTGACACCTGCATTTCAGCTGGAGAAGAATCGGGTGAAACATGACTTTGAGAAGTAGAACTTCAAGAACTGTCTGGTGACTCACGCATAATCTGCGCTGTGGTTAAaaacattaacaccaccaccagctgTTCCTGTCTATCCCCGAGATGAATCACACCACATCCCGGGACTGCCAGCCTCTAAATGCCCACGGAGACGGCGGACACCTACCTCCTCATACAGGTTACTGTTCTCCTGGATGACGCGGATCCAGGACAGCATGTCGTCGCGCCCCTCAGCCTGAAACAGGTACTCGCAATCGGACGTGGTGAGGCGCAGCACGTTCTTGCGCTTGGCGTCGCTGTAGGAGATGTCGATCAGGCAGGCTTTGACGCTCACTGGCTCAGGCTCCTCCTCCAATTGGCAGTTGACGTGCGctagcccctccctcctgtccttATATAGGTAGAGGGTGTGGCCTCGCAGCACTGCGTACATTTGTTTCCACGGCCGCATGCCCCTACCCACACGCTGCAGAGAGGGAGGTTTTGACATGAAAGTTGCGCACGGCATCGTCAATCATACGATGGAGGGAGTGGGGGTGACTCTAGGATGGATGATGATATCTGACTGGCGAGAGCCTCTGTGAGAACAGAGCTGGAGACAAGTGATAAGACAGGGCCACGGAGAAGAACGTCCTACGTACTTTGTTCTTGTCCGTGTTGAGCTGTCTGAAGTGCAGCCATCCCTCCTTAGAGGAGTCGTTGAAGATGTCTGAGGAGGACATAATGTTCATAAACATTATCATATTCGATTGATCCATGCGCTACAAaacccaaaaaataagaatttgcatTCATGTACACCTGCTACCAGGGTACCAACTACTACGGAGCCCACAGATCTGacaacagggttgccaactctcacgcattgagcgtgagacacacgcatttgaccgttttcacacgctctcacgccacacttccgatatctcacgccgaaaaaaaatatccagtttatttacctcagatccacatatatgattcaatacgttactagttcgctagctctggcgccatccaccggcgatataacactgaatctgtgtccatttaacGTTCTGTGTcgtcccgtcccccccccccccccccggctcaacaactttcgttgccccccccgctcaacaaaatacactcgccaccggctccaggttaaaatctcactccaagcgaacgtctaaagttggcaaccctgtgaccATCAGATCAGGAGCATATGTCTGCATTGTTTTACATTTATGGTCAAACTAGTATCTTTCCCTGGGAGTTGCAGTTGCATTTAAAAGACCGAAGATATCACATATGGTTATATAATTCACACAATGTTGTATCTTATTACAATCCACTTTACTAGCTGGCTGGCTCTTAATGCTGTGCATATTTACCTCCACATTTAACCATGAGGAAACACCTGCCTGCCATGTAGCTGTCCTACAATCCATTTTCAATCTATTGCTATTTGTCTCATTTTTATCAGGTTAGGGTGGGTCTACCTATGGGAACTTTATCTGCTTAGCCAAAAAAATTCAGTAATTTCAGTCCAGGATTGAACACATCACACAAggctgacacacaaacacagggccCTAGGAAATCTGCTTttccttcaccatctccatacACTGCTGGGTATTTCTGCTAAGACTGATGGTCTCGTTGATATCATTCTGACGTAGCTATAACTAACATTTGAGGAGAATGATTGAAAAGTTAATCATTTACACCTTGCTGAGTACAAATCTTTTTAAACATTTCCAAATTCCTTACACCTCTAAGTTTATGTCTGAACAGAACGTTTTGTTTGATAAAATCCCATTTCTACACGTTCCTacacagggaaaaaaaacacatgctACTTTCACCCTACTGTCTGGATGTTTCACTAATATGTGAATGAATGTCACTTTTATTGCATGAACAAAAATTTAAAAGACAAGAATCAACAGCGAGTGAATGTTGAGTTCTCAtatgtactcattcactcacacttGGGATGGGTGTTGTCTGTCCCATCTTTTGGTTTTCTTTTGGTTTTCTTACTTCCATCTCTTCTGGACTCTGGAATTCGATCTTTCATGTCCACATATCTACAATCATCCTGGGTGCCTCTGGCACACCAGCACAAGTCCCACTTCATTTTTGCAGCTGTCCTTTACACAAACTGATCTGATATGATACTGCACATGGAATGACCCATATCACACTGAGAATCATTATGATGTCAGAGCGGAATAACAGGTGTTATGATGTCTTTATGTTCCATGCTAGGATGGAAGAAACATGCTATGACAGacacaatataaatatatattaggtatagggcttgaaaagccctatattgttatCCCTCatacttcttattattattatagggcTTAAAACCCCAATATTGTTATCCTACtgcttcttattcttcttcttgtCCATATTTGTGTGTTTAAAGGTCTCGGCGCTGTGACCTGTGCTATGTATTTTTTGAGTCGATAGGATTTGTAGAATGTAATAAAATTAAGTTTAGAAATTCTAAAAGCCCCATAGAAAttaatggcggaatgttcagaatttcaaattaTAACTGCCTGTTAGACTGTCAGGAAAAATGAttaaaaatctcctggataaactgctgtaaaatccttacaccttcacctagAACAGGAGTGGCCAaactgcggctctttgcctggtttcatgcggctccccagccggtccgctctcacctgcactaacggtctgtgccgtggcccggttacctcatcagctctgagggcgacac includes these proteins:
- the LOC143487722 gene encoding rho GTPase-activating protein 21-like; translation: MKWDLCWCARGTQDDCRYVDMKDRIPESRRDGSKKTKRKPKDGTDNTHPKYIFNDSSKEGWLHFRQLNTDKNKRVGRGMRPWKQMYAVLRGHTLYLYKDRREGLAHVNCQLEEEPEPVSVKACLIDISYSDAKRKNVLRLTTSDCEYLFQAEGRDDMLSWIRVIQENSNLYEENAAVTRTDLIIKKIKIRVHFHEVGPCWCQCSPQQDRAFPQSLATVSQH